From the Rhinolophus sinicus isolate RSC01 linkage group LG02, ASM3656204v1, whole genome shotgun sequence genome, one window contains:
- the LOC141570090 gene encoding keratin, type II microfibrillar, component 7C has product MTCGFSSVGCGFGPRNFSCASACGPRPGRCCITAAPYRGISCYRGLTGEFGSQSVCGAFRSGSCGRSFGYRSGGVCGPSPPCITTVSVNESLLTPLNLEIDPNAQCVKHEEKEQIKCLNSRFAAFIDKVRFLEQQNKLLETKWQFYQNRKCCESNLEPLFEGYIETLRREAECAEADSGRLASELNHVQEVMEGYKKKYEEEVALRATAENEFVALKKDVDCAYLRKSDLEANAEALTQEIDFLRRLYEEEIRVLQAHISDTSVIVKMDNSRDLNMDCVVAEIKAQYDDVASRSRAEAESWYRSKCEEMKATVIRHGETLRRTKEEINELNRMIQRLTAEVENAKCQNTKLETAVTQAEQQGETAVSDARCKLAELEAALQKAKQDMACLLKEYQEVMNSKLGLDIEIATYRRLLEGEEQRLCEGVGAVNVCVSSSRGGVVCGDLCTSGSQPVIGSVCSAPCSGNLAVSTGMCAPCCQLNTTCGGGSCGLGRC; this is encoded by the exons ATGACCTGTGGCTTCAGCTCCGTGGGCTGTGGATTTGGCCCCAGGAACTTCAGCTGTGCCTCGGCCTGCGGGCCCCGGCCCGGCCGCTGCTGCATCACCGCCGCCCCCTACCGTGGAATCTCCTGCTACCGCGGCCTCACTGGGGAATTTGGCAGCCAGAGTGTCTGTGGGGCCTTCCGCTCTGGCTCCTGTGGCCGCAGCTTCGGATACCGCTCGGGCGGCGTGTGTGGACCCAGCCCGCCCTGCATCACCACCGTGTCTGTCAATGAGAGCCTCCTCACGCCCCTCAACCTGGAGATCGACCCTAACGCGCAGTGCGTGAAGCATGAGGAGAAGGAGCAGATCAAGTGCCTCAACAGCAGGTTCGCTGCCTTCATCGACAAG GTGCGCTTCCTGGAACAGCAGAACAAACTGCTGGAGACCAAGTGGCAGTTCTACCAGAACCGCAAGTGCTGCGAGAGCAACCTGGAGCCGCTGTTTGAGGGCTACATCGAGACGCTAAGGCGGGAGGCCGAGTGTGCGGAGGCTGACAGCGGGAGGCTGGCCTCAGAGCTCAACCACGTGCAGGAGGTGATGGAGGGCTACAAGAAGAA GTATGAAGAAGAAGTTGCACTTCGGGCCACAGCAGAGAACGAGTTTGTGGCCCTAAAAAAG GACGTGGACTGCGCCTACCTACGCAAGTCAGACCTGGAGGCCAATGCAGAGGCCCTGACCCAGGAGATTGACTTCCTGCGGCGACTGTATGAGGAG GAGATCCGTGTCCTCCAGGCCCACATCTCAGACACCTCGGTCATTGTCAAGATGGACAACAGCCGTGACCTCAACATGGACTGTGTCGTGGCCGAGATCAAGGCTCAGTACGATGACGTCGCCAGCCGCAGCCGGGCCGAGGCCGAGTCCTGGTACCGCAGCAAG TGCGAGGAGATGAAGGCCACGGTGATCCGTCACGGGGAGACCCTGCGCCGCACCAAGGAGGAGATCAACGAGCTGAACCGCATGATCCAGAGGCTGACCGCCGAGGTCGAGAATGCCAAGTGCCAG AACACCAAGCTGGAGACCGCAGTGACCCAGGCTGAGCAGCAGGGCGAGACGGCCGTCAGCGATGCCCGCTGCAAGCTGGCCGAGCTGGAGGCCGCCCTGCAGAAGGCCAAGCAGGACATGGCCTGCCTGCTCAAGGAGTACCAGGAGGTGATGAACTCCAAGCTGGGCCTGGACATTGAGATCGCCACCTACAGGCGCCTGCTGGAGGGCGAGGAGCAGAG GCTGTGTGAAGGCGTTGGAGCTGTGAATGTCT GTGTCAGCAGCTCCCGGGGCGGGGTCGTCTGTGGGGACCTCTGCACGTCAGGCTCTCAGCCGGTAATAGGCAGCGTCTGCAGCGCCCCCTGCAGTGGGAACCTGGCGGTGAGCACCGGAATGTGTGCCCCCTGCTGCCAGCTCAACACCACCTGTGGAGGAGGTTCCTGCGGCCTAGGGAGGTGTTAG